The nucleotide sequence TCCATGTATCTATGGATGGAGCACGGCGGCATCTACGCGGTCGCGAATCTGCGCGGAGGCTCGGAATTCGGCGAAGACTGGCATCGCGCCGGCATGCTCGAGAAAAAGCAGAATGTGTTCGACGACTTCATCTCCGCCGCCGAATATCTGATCTCGCAGAAATACACGGACAAGGATCATCTCTCGATTCTCGGTGGCTCGAACGGCGGCCTGCTCATGGGCGCCATGATCACGCAGCGCCCCGATCTTTTCCGCGCCGTGATTTGCGCAGTGCCGCTACTCGACATGTTGCGGTATCAGAATTTCCAGATCGCAAAACTCTGGATCCCTGAATACGGCTCGGCCGAAGATCCCAAGCAGTTCGACTTCATCTACGCGTATTCGCCCTATCACCACGTGAAGACAGGACAGGAGTATCCGGCCATCCTCTTTATGACTGCCGATACCGATACCCGTGTCGATCCCATGCACGCCAAGAAGATGGCGGCTCTGATGCAGGCCGAAGCAAAGAACGGCGCAAGTAAAGAGAAGCCCATCCTCCTTCGCATCGAAACCAAAGCCGGTCACGGACAGGGCAAGCCCGTCGCCAAGCAGATCGAGGAAAACACGGATATGTATTCGTTCCTGTTCTGGCAGCTGGGAGTGAAGCCATAGGGCGGCCGTTTCGCCACTGATCGGGAGGGGACAGCTTACGCAGTTGTCGCGACATCGGCATGTGTCCTCCGGCACTGTGCTTGGCCCCGCGTCTGTGGTTAAATTAAGACGATGCCCGACCTTAAGATTCGCGTCCTGGTAGCCAAGCCCGGCCTGGACGGTCACGACCGCGGCGCCAAAGTGATTGCTCGCGCCTTACGCGACGCTGGCATGGAAGTCATCTACACCGGATTGCGGCAGACGCCCGAGATGGTCGTCAACGCTTCGATCCAGGAAGATGTGCAAGTCATCGGCCTCTCGATCCTGTCGGGAGCGCACAACGCCATTGTTCCCCGCGTAATGGACCTGCTCAAGGAACACAAGATGAATGACGTGCTCGTGCTGGTCGGCGGGATCATTCCCGATCAGGACATCGCACATCTGAAAGAAATTGGCGTTGCAGGAATTTTCCAGCCCGGCACGCCGATGGACGACATCGTCAAATTCATCCGCGAACACGTGAAGCCGCAAACCGTAACCGCGGGATAGTGCCGGAACGGGCGCCGCTCTCGTTACAGCCGCGCAAGTGTCGCACTTGGTTTCCTCCGTGTCCTCCGTGCCCCCTGTGGTAAAGATTTCCTGTACAGGGAATGACCTCTCCCTTCTTCCAACTCGATTCGCGCGAGGGCGTCAACGTCCTCTGGCTAGTGTCAGACGACGGTACGAACCGCCTGACGCGGGCTTGCGTACTCGCGATGACCGCGGTCATGAATGATCTACGAGATCAGCCGAAGCCGCTGATCATTACCGGCAACCCACGTTTCTTCTCCGTCGGCGCCGACCTCCGCGAAATCGCCGTCCTCAGCGGGCCTCAGGCCTACGAATTTTCTCTTATGGGACAGACCCTGATGAACGCAATTGAAAATCACCCTACGCCGGTTATTGCCGCGATCGAAGGCCATTGCATGGGTGGAGGACTCGACGTCGCGTTAGCTTGTCATCGTCGTATTGCCGCCCCGGACGCGGTCTTTGGACATCGTGGAGCCGCTCTCGGACTCGTCACTGGTTGGGGAGGGACGCAACGTCTGCCACGTCTCATCGGCAAAGGGCGGGCATTAGAACTATTTGTTGCGGCGGAAAAAGTCTCTGCCGACAGAGCGCTCCGCATGGGATTGATCGATCAGATCGCAGAAAATCCGGTCGCAGAAGCGTTGCGATGCTGTCGGGGAGAAATGACCTAGGCGAGTTGCACTAACCCCAGCGCTTTCTGAATTTCCGGATTGGTCATGAACGTATTCCAAACGAACTGGCTGCGCTGATTCTCCGCCATCAGCATGGTGATGCCCACATCGATGCCGATCACGTCCGGGTCATACCAGTTACTCAACGGATTGAACGCGTCTACGTAACCGTACCGCTGCCAGGTCCGCGGAAAAGCGGTCCGAATATTTCGTAGCACAGCCAAGCAATCGCTCGGGGCAAACGGCAACGATCCTCCCGCCGCGCACGGCACAATCGTGCCGTCGATCGCTCCCATCTGCGGAGGGCCGCCCCAAGCCGTGTATCCATTTACCGAATCGGAAGCGGTGATGCCCCACTGGTTGGATTTGTAATCCGAGAATTGCCCTTGCAACGACAGGCAGAAGGCCTTGTGCGCTTGCGTCGCCGTGACCGAGTTGTTGAAGTAGTTCGCGTACTTGTCCTGCTTGTTCCGGAAATCAATCCAGGCATGCGAATACTGATGAATAAAGAGTGGCGCAAATAAGTTCGTGATGTAAGTCAGTCCCTGGTAATTGAAGATCGGCCTCGCAATCGCATCCCATGAAGATGCCGGCACCGCGTTGTTTGTCGCGCCGATACCCAGCATGTACAGCATCATCAACTCACTGTAAGTGTCCCAGCGAGCGGTGATAAATCCGCTTTCTGGAGTCCAGCCCATCGAAAAAGTTGTGCCGCCGTTCAGCATCCACGTCCAATTCACCCGATCGTAAATCTGAGTTGCGAGACTCTGAATCTGCGCGTCCTGAAAATATTGGCGGCACGTAAGCACGCCGCACAGCAGGATCGCCGTGTCGATCGACGACACCTCGCTGTTGAACGCACGCGCGCCCGTATTCATGTCAATGAAGTGGTAGAAAAATCCGTTCTGGTGAAACAGTTGATTGAGCAGGTAGTCGAGCGTCGTCGTCACCCGATCCTTGATTTGGGTAGCGTCCCCATAGCCGCGCTTGTGTCCGATGCAGAGAGCCGTTAGTCCAAATCCCGTGGCCGCGATGCTCGAAACGGTGCGACTATCATTGCCCGCCGCGAGTGCCCGGTCTTTCACTTGTCCCGTGGTCGAGCTTGCCTGTTCCCAAAAGAACTTGAAGATCGCGCTTTCAATCTGGTCGAGGAATTCATCGTCCGAAGGAGGCGGGGGCGGAGGGGGTGGCGGGGCGATCGACGAGGAACCGCCTCCGCATGAAGTAAGGCTGTAGGCCAAGCCCAGCGCGGAACCTGAGAGAGCCAGCCGCGCCGAATTTCGCAGCCATTCTCGTCGTGTGAATGAAAAGGGTTTCAAGGCTTCTCGTAGTGGCCGCCTGGGTCGGCTGCACTGAAATATGTTTGCCAGTCATCCTATCATTGGCCTTCACGCTTCCCGATCGGTGATTCAAGTCACAGACAAATGTTCAGCGTTCCGTTTTCAATCACCTCGTGAGGTGAGCGGATGCACGAAGACGCCTTGCAGGCCATGCGTCAAAGCATCATCGACGGCGCACCTGAAACCGCGCTGTCTCTGGCCCAGAATGCCCTGCGCGAGGGCATCGCGCCTCTCGACGCCATCAACCAGGGCTTTGTCCCGGGCATGCATCACGTGGGCGAGCAGTTCGGACTGCACGCCATGTTCCTTCCCGACATGATGGCCTCAGCCGAAGCCATGCGAGCTGCGATGCAAGTGCTGGAACCTGAACTAAAGAGGTTGGGTGCCGAGCGTCCGAATGCGGGCACGGTAATCCTCGGGACAGCCAAGGGAGACATCCACGAAATTGGGAAGACTCTCGTCGGCACTCTGCTCACGGCTCACGGTTTCAAAGTGCACGACCTCGGTGGTGACGTTCCCAGCGAGGTGTTCGCCGCCAAGGCTCGAGAATTGCAAGCCGACATTGTCGGAGTCTCCGCCCTACTCACGACCACCATGCGCGGCCAGAAAACCGTCATCGAAGCCATCGAACGCGAAGGCTTGCGCCAGCGCGTCAAAGTCATTGTCGGAGGCGCGCCGGTAACCCGTCGCTGGGCAGAAGAAATCGGCGCGGATGGTTACGGCAAGGACGCAGCGGGCGCGGTTGCTTTGGTTCAGAGCCTGATGCAGACGAATATACGCGCGGAGTAATTGTGAGACCCAGGTTTGAACTTCTTGATCGCCCGTTGCTTGATCGCATCCTTGAAGAAGCGTTCGCGCTTCTCATGAATCCCGGTGTGAAAGTTTCCAGCCCCGAAGCGACGGAACTGTTGGCCTCCGCTGGTGCCCGAGTCGAGGACGGCGTTGCTCACATCCCGGAGCCACTCGCTCGTCGTGCCCTGCAGTCCGCTCCCCGTGAATTCTTTCTCTACGATCGCGCCGGCCAGTCGGCCGTGCACTACGGTGCCGACGAGGTTCATTTCGATCCCGGCTCTTCCTGCCTCAACGTGCTTGATCCAGACACTCTGCAGCCGCGCCTGGCGCAGTCCGCCGATCTGGTGCGGCTCATTCAAGTAGCCGAGACTTTGCCGCAGTACGCAGCGCAATCTACGGCCGTCGTCTGCAACGACATTCCTTCGGAGATTGGCGACTTCTACCGCTTGCTGTTGGTGTTGTGGCATTCCAACAAGCCAATCGTCACGGGCGCATTCAGCGCGGACACTCTGCAGGCCATGATCGACCTGCTGGCCGCTGATAGTGGCAGTCTCGATGCGCTGAAGAGCAAGCCCAGAGCTGTGTTCGACGTGTGTCCTTCTCCTCCGTTGCACTGGACCGAGTTCGCCGCGTACAACCTCGTTGCGTTGGCGCGCGCCGGCATTCCCGCCGAACTGATCTCGATGCCACTCGCAGGCGCTACGGGACCAGTTACGCTCGCAGGCTCGGTCGTGCAACACGCCGCCGAAAGTATCAGCGGTATCACGATTCATCAACTCGCAGCGCCTGGTGCTCCGATTGTGTGGGGAGGGGCTCCAGCCATCTTCGATATGAGTACGGGCGGCGCTCCCATGGGAGCCATCGAAACCGCCATGCTGAACATTGCCTGCACGCAAGTCGGCAAATATCTGGGCCTACCCACGCATGCCTACCTGGTGGCGACCGACTCTAAACTGGTCGACGCGCAAGCCGGCATGGAGAGCAGCATCTCTGCCGCACTCGGTGCAATGGCGGGCATCAACATGATTTCCGGCGCTGGCATGTTGGATTCGCTGGCCTGCCACAGCGTGGAGAAGTTAGTCGTCGATGCCGAAGCAATCGCGTCCGCGCAAAGACTGGTCGCTGGAATTGAACCGCGCACCGAGAGCCTGGCGGTCAACATGTTTGCCCAGGTCGGATTCCACGGCGACTTCCTCAAGTTGAAAGAGACTCGAGCGCTGTTCCGAAGCGAACAGCATTTTCCTTCTGCGGTCATCGATCGCAGCGCCCGCGAAGAACCCGAGAACGCACCGCCACGCAACGCATTCGATCGCGCCCGCGATCGTGTCGACCAGTTGAGTGCGTCCTACTCGCAACCAACCCTCTCACCGCGCGTGAAGCAGGATCTTCTTACCATCGCCTCGCGAGAAGCCAAACGCGCGGGACTTCAGTATCTGCCGGGCATTGAACAACCACTGCGGTCAACCATGTAGGAATAGATTTACCCGAAACCAGTTACCTCAGAAGACCAGCGACCAGTTGAGAAACGCCGTAAACCACACTAAGTTCAGAAATCCGAAAGCGGCAAGATAGAAACCAAACTGTTTCCCATTCCACCGTCGCGCCGCGTAGCTACCGAGCATCACAAACGCCGGATAAACCGGCAGCAGGTACCGCGCCGCACCGAGCAGCGGACGTCCCGTGTAGAGCAGCATTTGAAGGATGACGGCGCAGGCAAACAGTTTGTCTTCCAGACGCACCTCACGCCGCAAGCTGAGAGCCAGCATCAGCACGACCAACCCCAGTTTGATCGCCAACAGTCCATCGTGTTCGATCACAATGATTCGTAGAGCTTCGCGGACACTCGCCCATGGTGGCGCGAGGGTTGCGCCCTGGTAGATTCGATATGCCTCGACCACCGAAAGTCTTCCAGTCCACCGCAGCCATCCCCAATAGCTGAGCAATCCAATGGGCGTGAGCAGCACGATCATCGACGAAACACGCCGGCTGCGTAACGCCAGCAACGCCAGAGGAATCGCCACGAGCACTCCCGAAGGACGGCACACTCCCGCCAGAACCCCGCACAGTGTCGCGGGCCACCATCGTTCATCGCGAGCAAAGATCACCGCCCACAGGATCAGCGCGAGTAGCAACGATTCTGCATAGCCCGCAAATAACACGAAGCTGGTCGGCCACACGCAGACCAGCAAAATCATGCGGACTCTTGCTTCGCCGGCCAATTCTGCCCGTCCCAGCCGCAGCAGACCCAGGAAGAAAAAAAAGGCGGCCACAGTTGAGACGAGAAGAGCCGCCACAGTCACCGGCAATGCCAATCTCGCGGATCGAATTGCTGCCGGATAAAGAGGATAGAAAACCACTCCCTGCGGAAGATCGTAACCGTGCTGACTAATCCGCAGATACCACAGCGTGTCGAAGCGCTCCCAGACTCCCACGAGCGCATAGTGCCAGTCGCCCGGCGTCGCCAGATTCTCGGTGAGTGCGTTGCTATGAATCAGCGTCGGATCAGGATGGAGAATGAAAGAAAGCACACCCGCGAGCACTGAATAGAAAATCCGCAACGCGAATGCGAGAGTCAGGGCGATCTTCCAGTCGGGCCACTCTTCCATCCTGCGCAACATTTCAGGATTGTAGCGCCCAGCCCGGTCACACTCGGAAACAAACGCACTGCCCGTCACTCGCCGGTAGACCGGGCGCAGAAGCCTCAGTCCCGCTGGTATAGTAGTTTGTTCGCGAGCGCACTCATGGCTGACAAGACCGACTCCACCGCGATGACTGTGAACAACGTCCTCCCTACCAAGGTGGACCCCAGTTCGCTGCGCTTCGAATCCAACATGCGCGCTCTTGCCGACCTGGTTGCTCAAGTCCGCAATGAAGAAGAGATCATTCGCGAAGGCGGCGGTCCAAAGGCAATTGAAAACCAGCACTCCAAAGGGCGCCTTACCGCCCGCGAACGCATCAACCTGCTGGTTGATCCCGGTTCATTTTTTGAACTCGGAAGTTTTGCTGCCCACGGCATGTATGAGGAGTGGGGATCCGCTCCTGCCGCTGGCGTGATCACCGGATTGGCCCGAGTTCATACGCGTCTCGTCATGTTGATCGTGAACGACGCCACCGTAAAGGCCGGGGCCTTTTTCCCGATGACCGCGAAAAAGGTTATTCGCGCGCAGAACATTGCGATCGAAAACCGTATTCCGACCATCTACCTAGTGGATTCCGCTGGCGTGTTTCTTCCTCTGCAGGAAGATGTTTTCCCCGACACCGACGACTTCGGCCGCGTCTTCCGCAACAATGCGGTCATGTCCGCGATGGGGATTCCGCAAATTGCCGCCATTATGGGGATGTGCGTCGCTGGCGGCGGCTACCTTCCCGTGATGTGCGACAACGTACTCATGACCGATGGCAGTGGACTATTTTTAGCCGGCCCCGCGTTAGTGCAAGCCGCTATCGGACAGAAAGTTTCCGCTGAAGAACTGGGCGGAGCCGCGATGCACGCTGCCATCAGCGGCACGGTGGACTTCCGCGAGCCGAACGATCAGTCCTGCCTGGCGCGCATCCGCTCGTTGGTAGAGAAATGGGGCTATCGCCGCCGCTCGCTCTGGGATCGCAAACAGCCGATCGATCCTGCCATGACAGCCGAAGAGATCTACGGCATCTACGACTCCTCGCCGGCGCGGCCTTACGACATGAAAGAAGTCCTGGCACGGATCGTCGACGAAAGCCGATTCGACGAATACAAAGCCGAATATGGCAAGACAATTATCTGTGGGTATGCGCGCATTGGTGGATTCGCCGTCGGCATCGTTGCCAATCAGAAACTGCACGCCCAACAGACTGACCATGAAGGCCACAAACGCGTTGAGTTCGGCGGTGTCATCTACACCGAGTCTGCCGAAAAAGCCGCGCGCTTCATCATGGACTGCAACCAGAACCTCGTTCCTCTCGTTTTTCTTCATGATGTCAACGGCTTCATGGTAGGCCGCGACGCGGAATGGAGCGGCATCATCAAAGCTGGAGCCAAGCTGGTGAATGCTGTGTCGAACTCCGTTGTCCCGAAGATCACCGTGATTGTCGGTGGCTCCTTTGGAGCAGGACACTATGCCATGTGCGGCAAAGCGTATGACCCGCGTTTCGTATTCGCGTGGCCGACTGCAAGGTACGCGGTCATGAGTGGAGAGTCCGCCGCCGGCACGCTGGTAGAAATCAAAGTCAAGCAACTCGAACGCAGTGGCAAGAAGTTGACCGACGAAGAAAAGAAAGAACTCTTCGATTCCGTGAAGAAGACTTACGACGAACAGACCGATCCGCGGTATGGCGCTGCCCGCCTGTGGATAGACAAGATCATCGATCCAATGGAGACGCGGCAGGCGATCACCCAAGCTCTCGAAGCCGCAGCGCTGAATCCGGAAGTGCCGGAGTTCAGGGTGGGAGTGCTGCAGACATGATTCACCACGGAGACACGGAGCAAACTTCTTCAAGAAGCTCTCACGGAGAAGATATTTGGAGCCGCGATTGAAGTTTATCGCGCACACGAGGCGCAACTTCTGAAATATCTGAAGCGGACCAACAAGGAATCGGTCTGATCATCAACTTCAATGTTGCAGTGTTAGTAAAAGGCGGCATCGTGAGAGAGGTTTTATGAAGCATTCGGTTTTCTCCGTGCCTCCGTGTCTCCGTGGTGAAAATGTCTGAAGGTATCAAACTCATCGAATGTCCCCGCGATGCCTGGCAAGGCCTCAAAGGCCAGATTCCGACCGATCTGAAAGCTAACTATCTGCAGGCGCTGATCAGCGCCGGATTCAAGCACATCGATGCCGTCTCGTTCGTCTCTCCCAATGCTGTCCCGCAGATGGCCGATTCCGAAGATGTTCTGAAGCAACTCGATCCCCCCGATGACGTAGAGATCATCGGTATCGTCGTCAACGAGAAGGGTGCGCAGCGGGCGATCAAGACGGAAGCCGTTCGCACACTCGGTTTTCCGTATTCCATTTCCCCGACATTCCTCGAAAACAATCAGCGCCAGACTCTTGAAGATGCGATTGAGGAGCTAGAAAAGATCGAGAAGCTAGCGAGCGACGCCGGCCTCGAAACCGTCGTCTACATCTCGATGGCATTCGGCAATCCCTACGGCGACCTCTGGACGATTGAGGAAGTGGTCGAAGCTGTCGCCCTGCTCGAAGCGCAGGATATCCACATGATCTCGCTCGCCGACACGGTGGGCATGGCCTCTCCAGAGAAGATCAAAGAAGTTGTTGCCGCCGTGATGGCGAAATATGACTATCTCGAAATCGGCGTTCACCTGCACAGTCGTCGCGATGAGGCCGCCGCGAAAGTGCTCGCCGCCTATGATGCCGGATGCCGCCGCTTCGATTCTGCGATTGGAGGCCTGGGCGGATGCCCGTTCGCACAGGATGACCTGGTCGGAAATTTACCGACCGAAAAAGTGATCGAAGCACTGAAGTCGCGCGGCACGCAGTTGCCTGTGTTGAAGTCGCTGGATGGGCTCGTAAGAGCATCGACGGAGATTGGTGCGCGCTATAAGGCGGCTTTAGAGCAATAAAGCCCGCGTTAGAGCCATAAAGCCTGCAGGCAATTTGGAGACTGTCATCCTGAGCGAAGCGAAGGACCTGCTGTCCTCGGGGCACGAAGGGAAAGCAAATCCTTCGCTCGTCCTCGGCTTCGCCTCCGGACGGCTCAGGATGACAGTGCGCAATTGCGCCTCCCAAAACCGAACAAAACGGTTGTGATGAACGGCACCGCAATCGACCGTCAAAGCCGCCATCCTGCAGCGTGCCCAATTTCTACGTCTACATCATGGCGAGCAAATCCCGTGTCCTTTATGTGGGCGTCACGAGTGATATTAGAAACAGAGTCTGGGAACACAAGCACGGCGAACTTCCTGGCTTCACCAGCAAATATCAAGTCCATCGTCTTGTATACTTCGAACGGTTCCAGTATGTGACGCACGCCATCGCGCGCGAAAAAGCAATCAAAGGGTGGCTGCGAAAGAAGGAGATTGCGCTCATCGAAGCGGAAAACCGTAGATGGGAAGACCTGAGCGACTCATGGTACAAGGAGCAGGTCCTTCGCTTCGCTCAGGATGGCAGTTCTCATAGTAACAACGGCCCTGGTTACAAAATGAACTACAGCACCCTTCAACTCGCATTCGAGCACGGCATCGCGACCGTCACTCTCAACCGTCCCGAGAAGCGCAACGCGATCAGCTACGAGTTGATCGACGACCTCGGGCGTGCGCTGGATGAGGTGAAGATTTCATCTGCTCAAGTGCTGATTCTCACCGGAGCAGGGAAGGCCTTCTGCTCGGGCATGGACCTCGACAATCTGAAAGCGCTCACCGGTCGCACGCCGGAGCAAGGTCTCGCCGATACCAGGAAAATGGCGGCGTTGTTCCGCGGCCTCTACGATTTTCCCAAGCCGACCATTGCCGCAGTCAACGGGGCCGCCGTGGCGGGAGGCACCGGACTCGCGACGCTCTGTGACTTTACTTTGGCAGTGCCGGAAGCCAAGTTCGGGTACACCGAGGTAAGAATTGGCTTCGTGCCCGCAATCGTTTCAACCTTCCTGCTCCGCCAGGTGGGAGAAAAAATTGCCCGCGACTTACTGCTGACCGGCCGGCTCTTCGACGCTGAGGAGGCCCTGCGGATTGGCCTGATCAACGAAATCGTTTCACCAGAAAAATTGCACGCTCGCGCCCGTGAACTCGCAGCCCAGTTGATGGAGAATTCCCCCGCATCTCTCGCTTATACCAAGCGGCTGTTGAGCGATCACGCGCGCGAAGAACTGGATGCGCAGATTGAGTCCGCTGTCCGCGAGAACGCCGCCATCCGCGACACCCCCGATTTCCGCGAAGGGGTGACGTCATTTCTCGAAAAGCGCAAACCGAAGTGGACGGGGCAATGAATCACGCGGTCAACGAAACCCGCATCCGTGTCCGCTACGCCGAGACCGATCAGATGGGGATCGTCTATCACTCCAACCATTTCATCTGGTTCGAAGTCGGGCGCGTTGAACTGCTGCGCCAACTTGGCTTCACCTACAAAGAAATGGAAAAGGAAGACGACTGCCACATCGCCGTCGTTGACGCGCGCTGCCGCTACAAGGCTCCCGTGCTTTATGATGACGAGGTTCTGGTACGTACCTATCTGAAGAACGTTCGTGAAAAGCTTATCCACTTCGGATACGAACTGGTGCGCGCCGGAACCGGAGAATTACTCGCGGAAGGCGAGACCACGCACATCGTCGCCGACAGCCAGTTGAAGCCTAGATCTCTGCCGGAAAAATACATGAAAGCGTTCCGCGCAGCCGTCACAAAAGTCGAATAGCGAACGACGAAGGACGAACGACCAACGACCAACGACCAACGACGAAACCGAGAACTCTTTTGAAAGCCCTTCACATTAACGGAAACGATCTGACCTTAGAGGCTGTGCGCGAAGTTGCTGACCTCAACGCCCGCCGCCCCGTCCTACTCGACCCCGATGCTCGCGAAGCGGTCGACCGTGCTCGTGCCGTCGTCGACAAACTCGTTGCCAACGACAAAGTTTCGTACGCCATCACGACCGGCGTCGGCAAGCTGAGTGACGTCCGCATTGTCGGCGACCAGATCCGCGAACTCCAGGTGAATCTGGTGCGATCGCACGCAGTCGGCGTTGGCGAACCGCTGGCAGTTTCCGAAACCCGCGCCATGATGCTGCTCCGAGCCAACTCGCTCTCCAAAGGACACTCCGGAGTGCGCGCGATCACTATCGACACGATTTGCGAAATGCTGAACCGCGGAGTCACCCCGTTCGTTCCATCGCAGGGAAGCGTAGGCGCAAGCGGCGACCTAGCTCCGCTCGCGCACCTGGCGCTGGCATTGATCGGTGAAGGCGAGTGTTTTGACGACAAAGGTGCGCGCATCCCTAGCGCCGAAGCTTTGAAACGTGCGCAGATCAAGCCGCTTGTGCTCGAGGCCAAAGAGGCCGTGTCGTTGATCAACGGTACCCAGGCCATGCTCGCGGTCGGGACGCTATCCCTGCTTGCCGCCGAGATCCTCGCCGACACCGCCGACGTGATTGGCGCGATGGCCTGCGATGCACTCAAGGGCACCGACGTCGCCTATGACGAGCGCATTCATCATGCACGCCCGCATGCCGGACAAACTAAAGTCGCCGCGAACTTACGCCGCCTCCTCGAAGGCAGCCAGATCCGAGACTCCCATCGCGATTGCGGACGCGTACAGGACGCCTACTCTCTGCGCTGCATTCCGCAGGTGCATGGCGCTGTCCGCGACACGCTCGCGCACTGTCGCGCCACATTTGAAATCGAAGCAAATTCCGCGGTCGATAACCCGCTCGTCTTTGTGAAAAACCCAAAGGCGAAAGACGGCGAAGGCGACGTGATCTCGGGCGGCAACTTTCACGGTGAGCCGCTAGCGTTTGCTCTCGATTTTCTCGCCATCGCTCTCAGTGCTCTCGCCGGGATGAGTGAACGCCGCCTCGAACGTCTGGTCAATCCTGCGCTCAGCGAAGGTCTGCCCCCGTTTCTCGCGCCCGGCGCGGGACTCAACTCCGGCTTCATGATGCCGCAAGTTACGGCAGCCTCGCTGGTCAGCGAAAATAAGGTGCTGTCCCATCCTGCGTCGGTCGATTCGATCACCACCTCGGGCAACAAAGAAGACTATGTTTCGATGGGAATGACTGCCGCCATCAAACTGAAAAAGGTAGTGGATAACACGCGCAACGCGCTCGCCATTGAGGCGATGGCCGCCGCTCAGGCTATCGACTTCCTTGCGCCGCTCAAGACTTCAAAGCCACTGCAACACGCGCACGCCGCTATCCGCGCCGTTTGCGCCACCATGGACAAGGACCGGGTCATGTATCAAGACTTCGCGAGGATTGCGGAGACGATCGCGGCGGGTAAGGTG is from Acidobacteriota bacterium and encodes:
- a CDS encoding enoyl-CoA hydratase/isomerase family protein; this encodes MTSPFFQLDSREGVNVLWLVSDDGTNRLTRACVLAMTAVMNDLRDQPKPLIITGNPRFFSVGADLREIAVLSGPQAYEFSLMGQTLMNAIENHPTPVIAAIEGHCMGGGLDVALACHRRIAAPDAVFGHRGAALGLVTGWGGTQRLPRLIGKGRALELFVAAEKVSADRALRMGLIDQIAENPVAEALRCCRGEMT
- a CDS encoding trimethylamine methyltransferase family protein, with product MGRRNRRGWLRQGRSGRGCFGSEPDADEYTRGVIVRPRFELLDRPLLDRILEEAFALLMNPGVKVSSPEATELLASAGARVEDGVAHIPEPLARRALQSAPREFFLYDRAGQSAVHYGADEVHFDPGSSCLNVLDPDTLQPRLAQSADLVRLIQVAETLPQYAAQSTAVVCNDIPSEIGDFYRLLLVLWHSNKPIVTGAFSADTLQAMIDLLAADSGSLDALKSKPRAVFDVCPSPPLHWTEFAAYNLVALARAGIPAELISMPLAGATGPVTLAGSVVQHAAESISGITIHQLAAPGAPIVWGGAPAIFDMSTGGAPMGAIETAMLNIACTQVGKYLGLPTHAYLVATDSKLVDAQAGMESSISAALGAMAGINMISGAGMLDSLACHSVEKLVVDAEAIASAQRLVAGIEPRTESLAVNMFAQVGFHGDFLKLKETRALFRSEQHFPSAVIDRSAREEPENAPPRNAFDRARDRVDQLSASYSQPTLSPRVKQDLLTIASREAKRAGLQYLPGIEQPLRSTM
- a CDS encoding acyl-CoA thioesterase, with the translated sequence MNHAVNETRIRVRYAETDQMGIVYHSNHFIWFEVGRVELLRQLGFTYKEMEKEDDCHIAVVDARCRYKAPVLYDDEVLVRTYLKNVREKLIHFGYELVRAGTGELLAEGETTHIVADSQLKPRSLPEKYMKAFRAAVTKVE
- a CDS encoding cobalamin B12-binding domain-containing protein, which gives rise to MPDLKIRVLVAKPGLDGHDRGAKVIARALRDAGMEVIYTGLRQTPEMVVNASIQEDVQVIGLSILSGAHNAIVPRVMDLLKEHKMNDVLVLVGGIIPDQDIAHLKEIGVAGIFQPGTPMDDIVKFIREHVKPQTVTAG
- a CDS encoding enoyl-CoA hydratase/isomerase family protein, giving the protein MASKSRVLYVGVTSDIRNRVWEHKHGELPGFTSKYQVHRLVYFERFQYVTHAIAREKAIKGWLRKKEIALIEAENRRWEDLSDSWYKEQVLRFAQDGSSHSNNGPGYKMNYSTLQLAFEHGIATVTLNRPEKRNAISYELIDDLGRALDEVKISSAQVLILTGAGKAFCSGMDLDNLKALTGRTPEQGLADTRKMAALFRGLYDFPKPTIAAVNGAAVAGGTGLATLCDFTLAVPEAKFGYTEVRIGFVPAIVSTFLLRQVGEKIARDLLLTGRLFDAEEALRIGLINEIVSPEKLHARARELAAQLMENSPASLAYTKRLLSDHAREELDAQIESAVRENAAIRDTPDFREGVTSFLEKRKPKWTGQ
- a CDS encoding corrinoid protein, with the protein product MHEDALQAMRQSIIDGAPETALSLAQNALREGIAPLDAINQGFVPGMHHVGEQFGLHAMFLPDMMASAEAMRAAMQVLEPELKRLGAERPNAGTVILGTAKGDIHEIGKTLVGTLLTAHGFKVHDLGGDVPSEVFAAKARELQADIVGVSALLTTTMRGQKTVIEAIEREGLRQRVKVIVGGAPVTRRWAEEIGADGYGKDAAGAVALVQSLMQTNIRAE
- a CDS encoding acyl-CoA carboxylase subunit beta, translated to MTVNNVLPTKVDPSSLRFESNMRALADLVAQVRNEEEIIREGGGPKAIENQHSKGRLTARERINLLVDPGSFFELGSFAAHGMYEEWGSAPAAGVITGLARVHTRLVMLIVNDATVKAGAFFPMTAKKVIRAQNIAIENRIPTIYLVDSAGVFLPLQEDVFPDTDDFGRVFRNNAVMSAMGIPQIAAIMGMCVAGGGYLPVMCDNVLMTDGSGLFLAGPALVQAAIGQKVSAEELGGAAMHAAISGTVDFREPNDQSCLARIRSLVEKWGYRRRSLWDRKQPIDPAMTAEEIYGIYDSSPARPYDMKEVLARIVDESRFDEYKAEYGKTIICGYARIGGFAVGIVANQKLHAQQTDHEGHKRVEFGGVIYTESAEKAARFIMDCNQNLVPLVFLHDVNGFMVGRDAEWSGIIKAGAKLVNAVSNSVVPKITVIVGGSFGAGHYAMCGKAYDPRFVFAWPTARYAVMSGESAAGTLVEIKVKQLERSGKKLTDEEKKELFDSVKKTYDEQTDPRYGAARLWIDKIIDPMETRQAITQALEAAALNPEVPEFRVGVLQT
- a CDS encoding hydroxymethylglutaryl-CoA lyase codes for the protein MSEGIKLIECPRDAWQGLKGQIPTDLKANYLQALISAGFKHIDAVSFVSPNAVPQMADSEDVLKQLDPPDDVEIIGIVVNEKGAQRAIKTEAVRTLGFPYSISPTFLENNQRQTLEDAIEELEKIEKLASDAGLETVVYISMAFGNPYGDLWTIEEVVEAVALLEAQDIHMISLADTVGMASPEKIKEVVAAVMAKYDYLEIGVHLHSRRDEAAAKVLAAYDAGCRRFDSAIGGLGGCPFAQDDLVGNLPTEKVIEALKSRGTQLPVLKSLDGLVRASTEIGARYKAALEQ